A genomic region of Metopolophium dirhodum isolate CAU chromosome 1, ASM1992520v1, whole genome shotgun sequence contains the following coding sequences:
- the LOC132936918 gene encoding tigger transposable element-derived protein 4-like — MLKCKAEELSRKIVNNQLIATDGWLSRWKNRHEIKFKRVHGEKASADESASNDWKMKLNCIITTPDGSLCFKKDVLSGSKKAMYRFTVFLCVNMTGSDKRKLLVEGKSLKPRCFKNMSINKMTVHYHANKNARMTSTIFSNWLYEWDKELQAKSSSILLLIDNCAAYPKNVNSKTSL; from the exons atgttaaaatgtaaagcCGAAGAATTATCCCGGAAAATTGTTAACAATCAGTTAATTGCTACTGATGGTTGGTTAAGCAGGTGGAAGAATAGACACGAGATAAAATTCAAACGTGTGCATGGTGAAAAAGCAAGTGCTGATGAATCCGCCTCTAATGATTGGAAA ATGAAACTGAACTGTATTATCACGACACCCGACGGTtctttatgtttcaaaaaagaCGTTCTATCTGGTTCAAAAAAAGCAATGTACAGGTTTACAGTCTTCTTATGTGTCAATATGACCGGGAGTGACAAAAGAAAGCTGCTAGTAGAAGGGAAAAGCTTAAAACCtcgatgttttaaaaatatgtctataaataaaatgacaGTGCATTACCACGCGAATAAAAATGCACGGATGACTTCaaccatattttcaaactgGCTATATGAATGGGATAAGGAATTGCAAGCAAAATCTAGTTCCATACTTCTTCTTATTGATAACTGTGCTGCATATCCAAAAAACGTTAACTCAAAAACATCACTTTAG